One Kiritimatiellia bacterium DNA window includes the following coding sequences:
- a CDS encoding RsmB/NOP family class I SAM-dependent RNA methyltransferase, which produces MSEKIRRRQLEACMQARDHVARSLLCGQPADAALAEWLRGRPSAGARDRRLIRSAIFAEIRWHGWVRCIDDPPARLAIALALDGLPELAQQINPDLAPMPPPSADLSDLSHWLTALMPGRAFPPEDLVPSWIWEEIPEDGRPHFRIRFLESLQRRPPLWLRARFGRLREALEALRKAGVEACEHPRVANAIRVDGACSRAILAPLLHQYVEIQDFASQQIGLFCAPASGERWWDMCAGGGGKALHLLDLTQDHAFVYCTDLRSEPLRDLARRARAAGFRNWQARQADATSPISGFKDRFQGILIDAPCSGTGTWSRNPDGRFRVKREDLPRYTRIQNSLLQAATEHLAQSGRIIYSVCSLTRTETEDVTERFCRESGFHVLRTLRIDPADGPGIGMWAAELRRRSSGRAS; this is translated from the coding sequence ATGAGCGAAAAAATCCGCAGGCGCCAGCTTGAGGCCTGTATGCAGGCTCGCGATCACGTCGCGCGATCCCTATTGTGCGGCCAGCCGGCGGATGCCGCTCTGGCCGAATGGTTGCGCGGCAGACCCTCCGCCGGAGCCCGCGACCGCCGCCTGATCCGAAGCGCCATTTTCGCCGAAATCCGCTGGCACGGCTGGGTCCGCTGCATCGATGACCCTCCTGCGCGGCTCGCCATTGCGCTCGCGCTCGACGGCCTGCCGGAACTGGCGCAACAGATCAATCCGGACCTTGCTCCGATGCCGCCCCCGTCTGCCGATTTGTCCGATCTTTCCCATTGGCTGACAGCACTGATGCCGGGTCGTGCGTTCCCGCCCGAGGACCTTGTCCCCTCGTGGATCTGGGAGGAAATCCCAGAGGATGGCAGACCCCATTTCCGAATTCGCTTCCTCGAAAGCTTGCAGCGCCGCCCTCCGCTCTGGCTCCGGGCGCGGTTCGGGCGGCTTCGCGAGGCACTCGAAGCGCTTCGGAAAGCGGGCGTTGAGGCGTGCGAGCATCCGAGAGTTGCGAATGCCATCCGGGTCGACGGCGCATGTTCGCGCGCCATCCTGGCGCCGCTCCTGCATCAATACGTGGAAATCCAGGATTTTGCATCCCAGCAAATCGGCCTTTTCTGCGCGCCGGCTTCAGGAGAGCGCTGGTGGGACATGTGCGCGGGAGGCGGCGGCAAAGCGCTCCATTTGCTGGACCTGACGCAGGACCATGCCTTCGTTTACTGCACCGATCTGAGGTCGGAACCGTTGCGAGATTTGGCCCGGCGCGCGCGCGCCGCAGGGTTTCGAAACTGGCAGGCTCGCCAGGCTGACGCAACCTCGCCCATTTCCGGCTTCAAAGATCGTTTCCAAGGTATCCTGATTGACGCTCCCTGTTCCGGCACTGGCACCTGGAGCCGAAATCCCGACGGGCGTTTTCGCGTCAAACGAGAAGACCTGCCAAGATACACGAGGATCCAAAACTCTCTGCTTCAGGCCGCAACCGAACACCTCGCACAGAGCGGCCGCATCATCTATTCGGTCTGTTCTCTGACGCGGACTGAAACGGAAGACGTGACGGAAAGATTCTGCCGAGAATCCGGGTTTCACGTTCTGCGGACACTCCGCATCGACCCAGCGGACGGACCCGGTATCGGGATGTGGGCTGCGGAGCTCAGAAGGCGAAGCTCCGGCCGCGCCAGTTGA
- a CDS encoding nucleoside-diphosphate kinase, with protein sequence MSLELAFCLINPYTIAKSRTGGVIGRIMTRTGLELVAARMFGPSEELVRRYADLVRRAPDVSPQERDLLADYVLRAYMPEPGTDRRRRVMMLLFEGEDAIAKVRDAVGSLRPHAYSGETVRDTYGDFIVDESGRVIYLEPAVMTARSRETVAEALLLWASYAESDGGIVAHAHDVSKGGNVQQTLVMIKPDNFTFPSVRPGSIIDIFSRSGLRIIAAKVNRMSVAQAEEFYAPVQPVLRQKMKALVAQRGGDALEREMGFPIPETVRQMIGEQLGPIYGDIQFNQIIEFMTGVNPVGLTSEQKSQPGRHKSLVLVYSGENAVEKIRKILGPTDPSKAEPGSVRKEFGRDIMINAAHASDSPENAAREIRIVKPEEDWIRWYAEKYYG encoded by the coding sequence ATGTCGCTCGAACTCGCCTTTTGTCTGATCAACCCTTACACGATCGCGAAATCCCGGACGGGCGGCGTCATTGGGCGCATCATGACACGGACCGGCTTGGAATTGGTGGCTGCGCGCATGTTTGGTCCCAGTGAAGAGCTGGTTCGCCGCTATGCCGATCTGGTGCGCCGGGCCCCCGATGTCTCGCCCCAGGAACGGGATCTGCTGGCGGATTACGTGCTTCGGGCGTATATGCCGGAGCCCGGCACCGACCGGCGTCGTCGCGTGATGATGCTACTCTTTGAAGGGGAGGATGCGATTGCCAAGGTGCGGGATGCAGTGGGTTCCTTGCGTCCCCATGCCTACTCTGGTGAGACCGTGCGCGACACATACGGCGACTTCATTGTCGACGAAAGTGGCCGCGTGATTTACCTCGAGCCGGCCGTGATGACCGCCCGGTCCCGTGAGACAGTTGCGGAGGCGCTGCTGCTGTGGGCGTCCTATGCGGAGTCGGACGGGGGGATTGTGGCGCATGCTCATGACGTGAGCAAGGGCGGCAACGTCCAACAGACACTCGTCATGATTAAGCCTGACAACTTCACCTTCCCGAGCGTGCGGCCTGGCAGCATCATTGATATTTTTTCGAGGTCGGGTCTGCGAATTATTGCCGCGAAGGTGAACCGCATGTCGGTCGCGCAGGCGGAGGAATTTTACGCCCCGGTGCAGCCCGTTCTTCGCCAGAAAATGAAGGCGCTCGTCGCGCAGCGCGGAGGCGACGCACTCGAGCGCGAGATGGGGTTTCCCATTCCGGAAACAGTCCGGCAGATGATTGGAGAGCAATTGGGCCCCATATACGGCGATATCCAGTTCAACCAGATCATCGAATTCATGACGGGGGTCAATCCGGTGGGTCTGACTTCCGAACAAAAGAGCCAGCCCGGACGCCACAAGAGCCTCGTGCTGGTGTATTCCGGCGAAAACGCGGTGGAGAAAATCCGAAAGATCCTCGGGCCCACGGACCCCAGCAAGGCCGAGCCCGGCTCCGTCCGGAAAGAATTCGGGCGGGACATCATGATCAATGCCGCCCACGCCTCCGATTCGCCGGAAAACGCTGCCCGCGAGATCCGGATCGTCAAGCCGGAAGAGGATTGGATCCGCTGGTACGCGGAAAAATATTACGGCTGA
- a CDS encoding aspartate/tyrosine/aromatic aminotransferase, giving the protein MFAQISPAPPDPILGLTEAWKNDPNPCKVNLGAGVFKDARGQTPVLESVKEAEAHILATQKTKSYMPIAGDPEYRNAVQELLFGPGHPVLASRRAQTAHTPGGTAALRVGADFLKKFSPGSTVWVSSPTWANHKGIFQAAGFAVREYPYYDAASKWLDYDRFLASLDAVPPGDVVVLHACCHNPTGVDLSPAQWAEVATLAARRGWLPFLDFAYQGFGEGLAEDRAGLIALAAACQELLVASSFSKNFGLYQDRVGALTLVAENADAAAAAFSHVEIAIRTNYSNPPAHGGLIVSTILKDPARRQKWESELAGMREHIARTRRAFVEALAAHGVPGDFSFIARQKGMFSFSGLSDAHVAYLREKKSIYIVAGGRINVAGITPANLDYLCTSIQEALAAS; this is encoded by the coding sequence ATGTTTGCCCAAATCTCGCCCGCTCCGCCTGATCCGATCCTCGGTCTTACCGAGGCGTGGAAAAATGATCCTAACCCGTGCAAGGTGAACCTCGGTGCAGGGGTGTTCAAAGACGCTCGCGGCCAGACGCCCGTGTTGGAATCGGTCAAGGAGGCCGAGGCGCATATTTTGGCCACGCAAAAAACCAAATCCTACATGCCCATTGCGGGCGACCCGGAATATCGAAATGCCGTTCAGGAACTTCTGTTCGGTCCGGGCCATCCGGTTCTCGCATCACGCCGCGCCCAAACCGCCCACACGCCGGGGGGCACTGCCGCCCTGCGGGTGGGAGCCGATTTCCTGAAAAAATTTTCGCCGGGGTCCACGGTCTGGGTAAGCAGTCCCACGTGGGCCAACCACAAAGGGATTTTCCAGGCGGCGGGCTTCGCCGTTCGCGAATACCCCTATTACGACGCGGCGTCGAAATGGCTGGATTACGATCGATTCCTTGCCTCGCTCGACGCCGTGCCGCCGGGCGATGTGGTGGTGCTTCACGCGTGCTGCCACAATCCGACGGGCGTCGACCTCTCGCCTGCGCAGTGGGCCGAAGTGGCAACGTTGGCCGCGCGCCGCGGTTGGCTCCCCTTCCTGGATTTTGCGTATCAGGGGTTTGGCGAAGGGCTGGCGGAAGACCGCGCCGGGCTGATCGCGCTCGCCGCCGCGTGTCAAGAGCTTCTTGTGGCAAGCTCGTTTTCCAAAAATTTCGGTTTGTATCAGGACCGGGTCGGGGCCTTGACGCTGGTCGCCGAGAATGCGGATGCCGCCGCTGCCGCATTCAGCCATGTGGAAATCGCGATCCGCACGAACTATTCGAACCCGCCGGCACACGGCGGGCTGATCGTCTCGACAATATTGAAAGATCCCGCAAGGCGGCAAAAGTGGGAATCCGAGCTTGCCGGGATGCGGGAGCACATCGCGCGGACCCGACGCGCCTTCGTTGAGGCGCTCGCCGCACACGGTGTGCCCGGAGATTTCAGCTTCATCGCGCGCCAAAAGGGAATGTTCTCGTTTTCGGGGTTGTCTGACGCGCATGTCGCCTATTTGCGCGAGAAAAAAAGTATCTACATCGTTGCCGGCGGCAGGATTAACGTCGCCGGTATTACGCCGGCGAACCTCGATTATCTCTGCACCTCGATCCAAGAAGCCCTGGCCGCTAGTTGA
- a CDS encoding tetratricopeptide repeat protein yields MNTPSESKWTPSLWLLAVLALAFFGIRTISHGDFWIHLATGRHLAEKGWLLSDPFSFATDPSLGWVNPSWMYDWLLYRIWQLGGAVAVSLLFIACVISAFALVRTSIPPQAVNAHAALALLLVSWLVAPNFQIAPWGPALLFFSVFVASLHRGIGRADWVALPALQVLWTNMHPSFALGPLTALLFALDRNRPGRRLYVLMSIACAATTFVNPYGWRLHQLAYRLLFDANMGALLDWISPFQADFAMFALRTPLLVSLVAIMAGFIVIRGSLPWVPTTLGCLGALLCVLSPRYWAFGALFIFPFCAVSLEALGHVVQRRIQWNGIVPVARWLIGGLAVAMMAMSCSGYYLNRIGSASSFGLGVTEDAFPTRACESILARPDFPARAINFAHDGGYLAWALPNRKIFCDTRVPVFGTAFYHKLARGLYNEPEILTNLIQRFDPGAFILSGLWPGSGYAAKRLIESGQWIPAYFDGTTIIFLRNSPENSRLLGDSGLQAKGLEIVENARRAYKLELESPMPVRNHPRLIAAGYIYGGLARTKELRAVTALTTRGSPTHAPSWGAFGIASAQLGNYAEAAVALKRAIRLKRQDALYALWLALSYEKLGKTAEAAEMRDRARRINPRLVESFDKEFDPRWKSSEPKPPSE; encoded by the coding sequence ATGAACACGCCCTCCGAATCGAAGTGGACTCCCTCTCTCTGGTTGCTCGCCGTCCTCGCGTTGGCGTTCTTCGGCATCCGGACTATTTCACACGGTGACTTCTGGATCCATTTGGCCACTGGTCGGCACCTGGCCGAGAAGGGGTGGCTGTTGTCCGACCCCTTCTCCTTCGCAACCGACCCCTCGTTGGGATGGGTAAACCCGTCATGGATGTACGACTGGCTGCTATATCGTATTTGGCAGCTCGGCGGTGCAGTTGCGGTGTCCCTGCTTTTCATCGCCTGCGTCATCAGCGCGTTCGCGCTCGTTCGAACGTCCATCCCGCCTCAGGCGGTCAACGCCCATGCGGCGCTCGCGCTGCTGCTGGTCTCCTGGCTGGTGGCCCCCAATTTTCAGATCGCGCCATGGGGGCCGGCGCTGCTTTTTTTCTCGGTGTTCGTTGCCTCACTACACCGTGGAATCGGCCGCGCGGACTGGGTTGCATTGCCCGCGCTGCAGGTATTGTGGACGAATATGCACCCCTCGTTTGCGCTCGGGCCCCTGACGGCGCTGTTGTTCGCATTAGACCGAAATAGGCCTGGCCGCCGGCTGTACGTTCTGATGTCGATCGCCTGTGCCGCGACGACGTTCGTCAATCCATACGGATGGCGGCTACATCAACTGGCCTATCGGCTGCTTTTCGACGCAAACATGGGTGCGCTGTTGGACTGGATTTCTCCGTTCCAAGCCGATTTCGCGATGTTCGCCCTCCGGACCCCGCTCCTTGTCTCGCTGGTCGCCATAATGGCAGGTTTCATCGTCATTCGCGGTTCGCTTCCTTGGGTGCCGACGACGTTGGGATGCCTCGGCGCATTGCTCTGCGTACTCAGCCCTCGATATTGGGCCTTCGGCGCGCTTTTCATCTTCCCGTTCTGCGCCGTGTCACTGGAAGCGCTTGGCCATGTTGTACAGCGGCGCATTCAGTGGAATGGCATAGTGCCCGTGGCTCGATGGCTCATCGGGGGCCTTGCGGTCGCGATGATGGCCATGAGCTGTAGCGGTTATTATCTAAACCGGATCGGAAGCGCATCCAGCTTCGGGCTCGGCGTGACGGAGGATGCTTTCCCCACGCGCGCGTGTGAGTCGATCCTCGCTCGCCCTGACTTCCCGGCTCGCGCCATCAATTTCGCGCACGACGGCGGCTACCTCGCATGGGCGCTGCCGAATCGCAAGATTTTCTGTGACACCCGCGTTCCCGTGTTCGGTACCGCGTTTTATCATAAGCTGGCGCGCGGACTCTACAATGAGCCCGAGATTCTAACGAATCTCATCCAGCGCTTCGATCCCGGGGCCTTCATTTTGAGCGGTCTTTGGCCTGGTTCCGGCTACGCGGCCAAACGCCTGATCGAGAGCGGTCAATGGATCCCGGCTTACTTCGACGGCACCACGATCATCTTCCTCCGCAACTCCCCTGAGAACAGCCGGCTCCTCGGCGACTCTGGCCTGCAGGCGAAGGGTTTGGAAATCGTCGAAAACGCGAGGCGCGCCTACAAATTGGAGTTGGAATCGCCGATGCCCGTCCGCAACCATCCCCGGCTGATCGCCGCCGGCTATATCTATGGCGGGCTCGCAAGGACTAAGGAATTGCGCGCCGTGACCGCATTGACCACCCGCGGGTCGCCCACCCATGCCCCGAGCTGGGGCGCCTTCGGCATCGCCTCCGCGCAACTCGGAAATTACGCGGAAGCCGCCGTTGCGCTCAAGCGAGCCATCCGCTTGAAGCGCCAGGACGCGCTGTACGCGCTGTGGCTCGCGCTCTCGTATGAAAAGCTGGGCAAAACTGCCGAGGCGGCCGAGATGCGCGATCGCGCACGGCGCATCAATCCACGGCTGGTCGAATCCTTCGATAAGGAATTCGATCCTCGCTGGAAGTCCTCGGAGCCCAAGCCGCCCTCCGAGTGA
- the sucC gene encoding ADP-forming succinate--CoA ligase subunit beta — protein MKIHEYQAKELFRRYGIPTQAGEVAETPEQAAAIARNYGHTVVVKAQVHAGGRGKAGGVKLAKTPEEAAEKARGILGMDIKGSRVRKVLIADAVEIAREAYLAVILDRSARGILFMASAEGGMEIEELAKTSPEKIFRFHAFSRDFPEAAALPVSERLFGPAHQAVVLDIMRKLFRMFVELDASLVEINPLVLTPDGTVVAVDGKVNFDDNALFRHPDIEALRDLGEENPNEVDAKACGLSYVELDGDIGCMVNGAGLAMATMDMIKLFGGRPANFLDVGGSSNPDKVVNAFRIILSRPGIKAVLINIFGGITRCDDIAKGILEAFSRMTIRVPVVVRLTGTNAEAGLAMLRESALIPAATFAEAVRKVIEAAGGPEVNSDEHSD, from the coding sequence ATGAAAATCCACGAGTATCAAGCCAAGGAGTTGTTCCGCCGATACGGGATTCCCACCCAGGCCGGTGAAGTGGCGGAAACCCCCGAGCAGGCAGCAGCGATCGCCCGTAACTATGGACACACGGTGGTGGTCAAAGCGCAGGTCCATGCCGGCGGTCGTGGAAAGGCGGGGGGCGTCAAGCTGGCGAAAACACCTGAGGAGGCAGCCGAAAAGGCCCGGGGCATCCTCGGGATGGATATCAAGGGGAGCCGAGTCCGGAAAGTGCTGATTGCCGATGCTGTGGAGATTGCGCGAGAGGCCTATCTCGCGGTGATCCTGGATCGCAGCGCACGGGGCATTCTGTTCATGGCCAGCGCGGAAGGCGGCATGGAAATTGAGGAGCTGGCCAAAACCTCTCCGGAAAAGATCTTCCGCTTTCACGCCTTCAGCCGGGATTTTCCAGAAGCGGCTGCACTGCCTGTTTCAGAGCGGCTGTTCGGACCGGCCCACCAGGCGGTCGTCCTCGATATCATGCGGAAGCTCTTCCGTATGTTCGTGGAGCTGGATGCGTCGCTCGTTGAAATCAACCCGTTGGTACTGACGCCGGACGGAACCGTGGTCGCCGTCGATGGAAAGGTGAATTTCGATGACAATGCATTATTTCGGCACCCGGATATCGAGGCCCTGCGCGATCTCGGGGAGGAAAATCCGAATGAAGTTGACGCCAAGGCCTGCGGATTAAGCTATGTCGAGCTCGACGGCGACATCGGCTGTATGGTCAACGGGGCGGGGCTGGCGATGGCCACAATGGATATGATCAAACTCTTCGGCGGTCGACCGGCGAATTTTCTGGACGTGGGTGGAAGCTCCAACCCGGACAAGGTCGTGAACGCGTTTCGTATTATTCTGAGCCGTCCAGGCATCAAAGCCGTTTTGATCAATATCTTTGGCGGGATCACTCGCTGCGACGACATCGCAAAAGGGATTCTGGAAGCATTCTCTCGGATGACCATCCGGGTTCCCGTCGTCGTTCGGCTCACCGGCACAAATGCCGAGGCCGGCTTGGCGATGCTCCGCGAAAGCGCGCTTATTCCCGCGGCGACGTTTGCGGAGGCGGTTCGGAAGGTGATTGAGGCGGCGGGCGGACCCGAGGTGAACAGCGATGAGCATTCTGATTGA